From Alienimonas californiensis, a single genomic window includes:
- a CDS encoding DUF1549 domain-containing protein codes for MPRPFAPRSFVAALAVWGWLGGGVLAEPAVGDEPAPNDAAEKTAPGAEAVSLAEDLWPALQAKCLGCHQPAKAEGGYVMTDPQAFFAGGDSGLAAIAPGKTADSFLLERVTPDADGRAEMPPEGPPLSSEELALLRRWIDQGATHDLPAAGPRYDAAHPPEYTRPPVVASLDWAPDGQTLAVAGFHEVLLTNPASGERTGRLVGLSERVQSVRFSPDGTRLAVAGGLPGRTGELQLWDLTADGNGVKTGGTLALSVPLTADTTYGASWAPDGSKVAVAGADNAVHVLDATTGARLVRMASHTDWALATAFDADGSHVLSAGRDGTVKLTEVATGRFEDNVTSITPGALKGGVQAIDRHPTRDLVVVGGADGLPKVFQLFRHTPRKIGDDANHVLDLFPMHGRTFAVQFDADGDRIVAGSGLDGAGEVIVATFNYDDEIPKPVLDAMASIPAGRNADQMKVLSDYRDQGVDLLARVPVPDAAIYAVAVSPDGATVAASGSDGVVRLIDVAAAKIARTFSPAPVEPEQTVEVPAELVEADNAEAPRGLGVTKSVDYIQDVTPVLSKMGCNAGTCHGSKDGKNGFKLSLRGYDPLFDVRALTDDHAARRVNVASPDDSLMLLKATAAVPHEGGQLTTKDADYYKILRAWIADGAHLDQNAPRVASIALTPADPVLEAAGETVQFGVVATFADGTTRDVTSEAFVETGDGEVATADAAGALTAVRRGEAPVLARYEGAYAATTLTVMGDRSRFEWETPPTWGKIDELVADKWQTLKIRPSGLSDDASFLRRVHLDLTGLPPTADAVKAFLADDRPTREKRDAVIDELIGSDDFVEHWSNKWADLLQVNGKFLGKEGATAFRDWIRGEVRANTPYDEFAHKILTAAGSNKENPPASYYKILREPDLTMENTTHLFLGVRFNCNKCHDHPFERWTQDQYYETAAFFARIDLKKDPAGGDKTIGGSAVEGATPLYEIVGDKNAGDMIHDRTGAVAEPQFPFELASAETQPEGDANDGESADDRTRRERFADWATSAENPYFARSYANRMWGYLTGVGLIEPVDDIRAGNPPTNPELLDHLTHQFVAGDFNVRELIREICKSRTYQLSVASNEWNEDDARNYARATPRRLPAEALYDAIHQVTGTPSKLPGLPAGARAATLPDAAAGLSDGFLNTFGRPVRESACECERSDEVQLGPVMALVSGPTVSRALSDPAGSLDELAAEIKDDRALVDAVVMRVLSRPAQESEVQAVKTALDRVAEDHAALEAKLAEREAGWADRESALQAERQAAIAAAEADLTSYQEEIAPKLAEREKERAEKLAAAEQALKDYEQAADARLPAWEAERSAEVVEWTTLTPVAMTSTNGAKLEVRDDGSIFASGPEGKTAYELEFETDVAGITAFRLDALTDKDLPGNGPGRSMNFVVSEFSVFAAPPGDDEPGYTPVPLQNPQADFSQDNYAVATAIDGKSPANSNGWAIVPQTGQDHWAVFETASDVGVVGGSRLKIVIDQQYQDGKHALGRFRLSVARQPRPVPLGLPAESASLLATAPENRTDEQKNAVRTLQLKDDGEYQTLTDARNAARQPLPKDPGLAQREARLASAQKPVPVDSQLARLRADVALSAKQLETVRLTAVQDFAWALINSPEFLFNH; via the coding sequence ATGCCCCGTCCGTTCGCACCCCGTTCGTTCGTCGCGGCCTTGGCCGTCTGGGGCTGGCTCGGGGGGGGAGTCCTCGCCGAACCGGCCGTCGGGGACGAACCGGCCCCGAACGACGCCGCGGAGAAGACCGCCCCCGGGGCCGAGGCCGTCAGCCTCGCCGAAGATCTGTGGCCGGCGTTGCAGGCGAAGTGCCTGGGCTGCCACCAGCCGGCCAAGGCCGAGGGCGGCTACGTGATGACCGACCCGCAGGCGTTCTTCGCCGGCGGGGACAGCGGCCTGGCGGCGATCGCGCCCGGCAAAACCGCCGACAGCTTCCTGCTGGAACGGGTCACGCCGGACGCCGACGGCCGGGCCGAGATGCCGCCGGAGGGGCCGCCGCTCTCCTCGGAGGAACTCGCTCTGCTCCGCCGCTGGATCGACCAGGGGGCGACGCACGACCTGCCCGCCGCCGGCCCGCGGTACGACGCCGCCCACCCGCCGGAATACACCCGGCCGCCGGTCGTCGCCTCGTTGGACTGGGCGCCGGACGGCCAGACCCTCGCGGTCGCCGGCTTTCATGAGGTGTTGTTGACGAACCCGGCGAGCGGCGAACGGACCGGGCGGCTGGTGGGGCTCTCGGAGCGGGTGCAATCCGTGCGGTTCTCACCGGACGGAACCCGCCTGGCGGTCGCCGGGGGCTTGCCGGGGCGGACGGGGGAGCTGCAACTGTGGGACCTGACGGCCGACGGGAACGGGGTGAAGACGGGGGGAACGCTGGCCCTCAGCGTGCCGCTGACCGCGGACACGACCTACGGGGCGAGCTGGGCGCCGGACGGCTCGAAGGTGGCCGTCGCCGGGGCCGACAACGCCGTCCACGTGCTGGACGCGACCACTGGCGCGCGGCTGGTGCGGATGGCCTCGCACACCGACTGGGCGCTGGCCACGGCCTTCGACGCCGACGGCTCCCACGTCCTCAGCGCCGGCCGCGACGGCACGGTCAAATTGACCGAGGTCGCCACCGGCCGCTTCGAGGACAACGTCACCTCGATCACCCCCGGGGCTCTCAAGGGCGGCGTGCAGGCGATCGATCGGCACCCGACCCGCGATTTAGTGGTCGTCGGCGGGGCCGACGGGCTGCCGAAGGTCTTTCAATTATTCCGGCACACGCCCCGCAAGATCGGGGACGACGCGAACCATGTGCTCGATCTGTTCCCGATGCACGGGCGGACCTTCGCCGTGCAGTTCGACGCCGACGGCGACCGCATCGTCGCCGGCAGCGGGCTGGACGGGGCGGGCGAGGTGATCGTCGCCACCTTCAATTACGACGACGAAATCCCCAAGCCGGTGCTGGACGCGATGGCCTCTATCCCCGCCGGCCGCAACGCGGATCAGATGAAGGTCCTCAGCGACTATCGGGACCAGGGCGTCGACCTGCTGGCCCGCGTGCCGGTGCCGGACGCGGCGATCTACGCCGTCGCCGTCAGCCCGGACGGGGCCACGGTCGCGGCGAGCGGCTCCGACGGCGTCGTCCGGCTGATCGACGTCGCCGCGGCGAAGATCGCCCGGACCTTCTCCCCCGCCCCGGTCGAGCCGGAGCAGACCGTCGAGGTGCCCGCGGAACTGGTCGAAGCCGATAACGCCGAGGCCCCACGGGGCCTCGGCGTTACTAAAAGTGTGGATTATATTCAGGACGTGACGCCCGTGCTCTCCAAGATGGGCTGCAATGCGGGGACCTGTCACGGGTCGAAGGACGGGAAGAACGGGTTCAAATTGAGCCTGCGGGGCTACGACCCGCTGTTCGACGTGCGGGCGCTGACGGACGACCACGCCGCCCGGCGGGTGAACGTCGCCAGCCCGGACGACAGTTTGATGCTGCTCAAGGCGACCGCCGCGGTGCCCCACGAGGGCGGGCAGCTCACCACGAAGGACGCCGACTATTATAAGATCCTGCGGGCCTGGATCGCGGACGGCGCCCACCTCGACCAGAACGCCCCGCGGGTGGCCTCCATCGCCCTGACGCCGGCCGATCCGGTGCTGGAGGCGGCGGGGGAGACGGTTCAGTTCGGCGTCGTCGCCACCTTCGCCGACGGCACGACCCGCGACGTGACGAGCGAGGCCTTCGTCGAAACCGGCGACGGCGAGGTCGCCACCGCGGACGCGGCCGGCGCCCTGACCGCGGTCCGTCGCGGCGAGGCCCCGGTGCTGGCCCGCTACGAGGGCGCCTACGCCGCCACCACCCTCACCGTGATGGGCGACCGCAGCAGGTTTGAATGGGAAACCCCGCCGACCTGGGGGAAAATCGACGAACTCGTCGCCGACAAATGGCAGACGTTGAAGATTCGCCCCTCCGGCCTGAGCGACGACGCCTCCTTCCTCCGCCGCGTGCACCTGGACCTGACCGGCCTGCCGCCGACGGCGGACGCGGTGAAAGCCTTCCTCGCCGACGACCGCCCCACCCGCGAAAAGCGGGACGCGGTGATCGACGAATTGATCGGCTCGGACGACTTCGTGGAGCACTGGTCCAATAAATGGGCCGACCTGCTCCAGGTGAACGGCAAGTTCCTGGGCAAGGAAGGGGCGACCGCCTTCCGCGACTGGATCCGCGGCGAGGTGCGGGCCAACACCCCCTACGACGAATTCGCCCATAAAATTCTCACCGCGGCCGGCTCGAATAAGGAGAACCCGCCGGCGAGCTATTACAAGATTCTCCGCGAGCCGGACCTCACCATGGAGAACACCACGCACCTGTTCCTGGGCGTGCGGTTCAACTGCAATAAATGCCACGACCACCCCTTCGAGCGGTGGACGCAGGATCAATATTACGAAACCGCCGCCTTCTTCGCCCGCATCGACCTCAAAAAGGACCCGGCCGGCGGCGATAAGACGATCGGCGGCTCCGCCGTCGAGGGGGCGACGCCGCTGTACGAGATCGTCGGCGACAAGAACGCCGGCGACATGATCCACGACCGCACCGGCGCCGTCGCGGAGCCGCAGTTCCCCTTCGAATTGGCCAGCGCCGAAACGCAGCCTGAGGGCGACGCCAATGACGGCGAATCCGCCGACGACCGCACCCGCCGCGAACGCTTCGCGGACTGGGCGACGAGCGCCGAGAACCCCTATTTCGCCCGCAGCTACGCCAACCGCATGTGGGGCTACCTCACCGGCGTGGGGCTGATCGAGCCGGTGGACGACATCCGGGCCGGCAACCCGCCCACCAATCCCGAACTGCTGGATCACCTCACGCATCAATTCGTCGCCGGCGATTTCAACGTGCGGGAACTGATTCGGGAAATCTGCAAGTCGCGGACGTATCAACTCTCCGTCGCCTCGAACGAGTGGAACGAGGACGACGCCCGGAATTACGCCCGGGCCACCCCCCGCCGGCTGCCGGCCGAGGCCCTGTACGACGCGATTCATCAGGTGACCGGCACGCCCTCGAAGCTGCCCGGCCTGCCGGCCGGCGCCCGGGCCGCCACGCTGCCGGACGCCGCCGCGGGCCTGTCGGACGGGTTCCTCAACACCTTCGGTCGGCCGGTGCGGGAAAGCGCCTGCGAGTGCGAACGCAGCGACGAGGTGCAGCTCGGCCCGGTGATGGCGCTGGTCAGCGGCCCGACCGTCAGCCGGGCGCTCTCCGACCCGGCCGGTTCGCTGGACGAACTGGCCGCGGAGATCAAAGACGACCGCGCCCTGGTCGACGCCGTGGTGATGCGGGTGCTCAGCCGCCCGGCGCAGGAGTCCGAGGTGCAGGCCGTCAAGACCGCCCTCGACCGCGTCGCCGAGGACCACGCCGCCCTCGAAGCCAAGCTCGCCGAGCGCGAAGCCGGGTGGGCGGACCGCGAATCGGCGTTGCAGGCCGAACGTCAGGCCGCGATCGCCGCCGCCGAGGCGGATCTCACTTCCTATCAAGAAGAGATTGCCCCCAAGCTCGCCGAGCGGGAAAAAGAACGGGCCGAGAAACTCGCCGCGGCGGAGCAGGCCCTCAAGGACTACGAACAGGCCGCCGACGCACGCCTGCCGGCGTGGGAGGCCGAACGCAGCGCCGAGGTGGTCGAGTGGACCACGCTCACGCCGGTCGCCATGACCTCCACCAACGGGGCCAAGCTGGAAGTCCGCGACGACGGTTCGATCTTCGCCAGCGGCCCCGAGGGCAAGACGGCTTATGAACTGGAGTTTGAAACGGATGTCGCCGGGATCACCGCCTTCCGGCTGGACGCCCTCACTGATAAGGACCTGCCCGGCAACGGCCCGGGGCGGTCGATGAATTTCGTCGTCAGCGAGTTCTCCGTCTTCGCCGCCCCGCCGGGGGACGACGAACCCGGTTATACGCCGGTGCCGTTGCAGAACCCGCAGGCGGACTTCAGCCAGGACAATTACGCGGTCGCCACGGCGATCGACGGCAAGAGCCCGGCCAACAGCAACGGCTGGGCGATCGTCCCGCAAACCGGCCAGGACCACTGGGCGGTGTTTGAAACGGCGTCCGACGTGGGCGTCGTCGGTGGGTCGCGGCTGAAGATCGTCATCGACCAGCAGTACCAGGACGGCAAGCACGCGCTGGGCCGGTTCCGGCTGAGCGTCGCCCGCCAGCCGCGGCCGGTCCCGCTGGGCCTGCCGGCGGAGTCCGCGAGCTTGCTGGCGACCGCTCCGGAGAATCGCACCGACGAGCAGAAGAACGCCGTCCGGACGCTCCAGCTCAAGGACGACGGCGAGTATCAAACGCTGACCGACGCCCGGAACGCGGCCCGCCAACCGCTGCCGAAGGACCCGGGGTTGGCGCAGCGGGAGGCCCGGTTGGCCTCCGCCCAGAAGCCGGTCCCGGTCGATTCTCAACTGGCCCGGCTGCGGGCCGACGTGGCCCTCAGCGCCAAACAGTTGGAGACCGTCCGCCTGACCGCGGTGCAGGACTTCGCCTGGGCGCTGATCAACAGCCCGGAGTTTTTGTTCAACCATTAG
- a CDS encoding DUF7133 domain-containing protein, with protein MTASPIAFSTVVPALCVAWLAAPPADSTLVAPTEALSPAEQQTQFRLPPGFEIQLVAAEPEIGQPMNLAFDGAGRLWVTHSTTYPFPVEGPGTEPRAGGLDGTTPGPPRDRLSVLSDFAADGRARSVEHVADDLNIPIGLLPLDGAGADDAGGTLVYSIPNLWRTPPGGGEKTPLVTGYGNVDAHGMTNSFTRGLDGWIYACHGFRNDSRLVGSDGSTLPLNSGNTYRFQPDGSRLQQFTHGQVNPFGMTFDPLGNIYNADCHSRPLTLLLRGAYYPSFGKPDDGLGYGPEMIDHSHGSTGICGAAWYDADHFPQEYRDALYLCNPVTGRVHRDRVRWAGSTARADTQPDFVRCDDPWFRPVYVTLGPDGALYLADFYNAVIGHYEAPLDHPARDRRRGRIWRIVWRGEGTEEQADPPPAPVDLAVLPADALADHFADPNIAVRTAATHEWVDRVGAAGAATLDGRMNDSEPTFRVHAAWALHRAGGLTDDRLAALLADPDRTVRTHGAKLLAERDAADDLPRLKTLLADADPFVRRAAAEALGRRPDAGHVRPLLTALAAAESGTADDAMLIHQLRIGLRDCLRASVDGAPTLAADEFTSEERRRLAGVLVAVPTAGGAEALAALLAPEGPPFPPADVERFVAHVTRYGSDERLDELLAKRWETTADPLRRVGLLRAAAEALRQRGADPTAVLGERGRATAAALLNASGAGAFESTAAAAGLIAELNLTDAAAGLRERLADPSVGRAAAGALAGALATLRRSAAADAASLLISDGGLAGPQWDGLRAALAGGNEPAVAEAVGAALSVAPAPLRRAAAERLAADAAGATLLTTLAERGAIPPRLLIDPTVGQRLGGVADAALAARVAALTADLPAEDAGLEALLAARAAAFDPAVASAERGAALYKTQCAACHAVGGVGGAVAPQLDGVGVRGVARLCEDVLAPHRNVDAAFRTVLLVLEDGRVVTGLPRRTEGETLILADAEGKEFAVPTTAVLDRADSPLSLMPGNFGETLTETQFADLLAYLLAQREPAQQEPAEGASAAK; from the coding sequence ATGACGGCGAGCCCGATTGCGTTCTCGACAGTCGTCCCGGCGCTCTGCGTCGCGTGGCTCGCCGCGCCGCCGGCGGATTCGACGCTCGTGGCGCCGACGGAGGCCCTGTCGCCGGCGGAGCAGCAAACGCAGTTTCGCCTGCCGCCCGGCTTTGAGATTCAGCTCGTCGCGGCGGAGCCGGAGATCGGGCAGCCGATGAACCTCGCCTTCGACGGGGCGGGGCGACTTTGGGTCACGCACTCCACCACCTATCCCTTCCCGGTCGAGGGGCCGGGCACGGAGCCGCGGGCGGGGGGGCTGGACGGCACGACCCCCGGCCCGCCGCGGGACCGGCTGTCCGTGCTGTCGGACTTCGCGGCGGACGGGCGGGCCCGGTCGGTCGAGCACGTCGCCGACGACCTCAACATCCCCATCGGCCTGCTCCCGCTGGACGGCGCGGGGGCGGACGACGCCGGCGGGACGCTGGTGTACTCAATCCCGAACCTCTGGCGCACGCCCCCCGGCGGCGGGGAAAAGACGCCGCTCGTCACGGGTTACGGCAACGTCGACGCCCACGGGATGACGAACTCCTTCACCCGCGGCCTGGACGGCTGGATCTACGCCTGCCACGGCTTCCGGAACGACTCGCGCCTCGTCGGCTCCGACGGCTCGACGCTGCCTCTCAACTCCGGGAATACCTATCGGTTCCAGCCGGACGGATCCCGGCTGCAACAATTCACCCACGGGCAGGTGAACCCCTTCGGCATGACCTTCGACCCGCTGGGGAACATTTATAACGCCGACTGCCACTCCCGCCCGCTGACGTTGTTGCTCCGCGGGGCCTATTACCCGAGCTTCGGGAAGCCGGACGACGGACTCGGGTACGGGCCGGAGATGATCGACCACAGCCACGGCTCGACCGGCATCTGCGGGGCCGCGTGGTACGACGCCGATCATTTTCCGCAGGAATACCGGGACGCTTTATATCTCTGCAACCCGGTCACTGGCCGCGTGCACCGCGACCGGGTGCGGTGGGCCGGCTCGACCGCCCGCGCGGACACCCAGCCGGACTTCGTCCGCTGCGACGACCCGTGGTTCCGGCCGGTCTACGTCACGCTCGGGCCGGACGGGGCGTTGTATCTGGCGGACTTCTATAATGCCGTCATCGGGCATTACGAGGCGCCCCTCGACCACCCGGCCCGCGACCGGCGGCGGGGCCGGATCTGGCGGATCGTGTGGCGGGGCGAAGGGACGGAGGAACAGGCCGACCCGCCGCCGGCGCCGGTCGATCTGGCGGTCCTTCCGGCGGACGCCCTTGCCGATCATTTCGCCGATCCGAACATCGCCGTGCGGACCGCGGCGACGCACGAGTGGGTCGACCGCGTCGGGGCGGCCGGCGCCGCGACGTTGGACGGGCGGATGAACGATTCCGAACCGACCTTCCGTGTGCACGCCGCCTGGGCGCTCCATCGAGCCGGCGGGCTGACCGACGACCGACTCGCGGCGCTGCTGGCCGACCCGGACCGGACGGTGCGGACGCACGGGGCGAAGCTCCTCGCCGAGCGCGACGCCGCGGACGACCTGCCGCGACTGAAAACGCTGCTGGCGGACGCCGACCCGTTCGTGCGGCGGGCCGCCGCCGAGGCCCTCGGTCGGCGACCGGACGCCGGGCACGTCCGCCCGCTGCTGACGGCCCTCGCCGCCGCGGAGAGCGGGACGGCGGACGACGCGATGCTGATCCATCAACTCCGCATCGGTTTGCGGGATTGCCTGCGGGCGTCGGTCGACGGGGCGCCCACGCTCGCCGCGGATGAGTTCACCTCGGAAGAGCGCCGCCGTCTCGCCGGGGTTCTGGTCGCCGTGCCCACGGCGGGCGGGGCGGAGGCGCTGGCCGCGCTGCTGGCGCCGGAGGGGCCGCCGTTCCCCCCGGCCGACGTCGAGCGGTTCGTCGCCCACGTCACCCGGTACGGATCGGACGAACGGCTGGACGAACTGCTGGCGAAGCGGTGGGAGACGACCGCCGACCCGCTGCGTCGCGTCGGGTTGCTGCGGGCGGCCGCGGAGGCGCTGCGGCAGCGGGGGGCGGATCCGACCGCCGTGCTGGGCGAGCGGGGCCGGGCGACGGCGGCGGCGCTGCTGAACGCGTCCGGCGCCGGGGCGTTCGAGTCGACCGCCGCGGCCGCCGGGCTGATCGCGGAGTTGAACCTGACGGACGCCGCCGCGGGGCTGCGGGAGCGGCTCGCCGATCCGTCCGTCGGCCGCGCCGCGGCCGGGGCGTTGGCGGGGGCGTTGGCGACGCTGCGTCGCTCCGCGGCGGCGGACGCGGCGTCCCTGCTGATCAGCGACGGCGGCCTGGCCGGGCCGCAGTGGGACGGGTTGCGGGCGGCCCTCGCCGGCGGGAACGAACCGGCGGTCGCGGAGGCGGTCGGCGCGGCGTTGAGCGTCGCTCCGGCCCCGCTCCGCCGGGCCGCCGCCGAACGGCTCGCCGCGGACGCCGCGGGGGCAACCCTGCTGACGACCCTCGCCGAACGCGGCGCGATCCCCCCGCGGTTGCTGATCGACCCGACGGTCGGTCAGCGGTTGGGCGGCGTGGCGGACGCGGCGCTCGCCGCCCGCGTGGCCGCCCTCACCGCCGACCTGCCCGCGGAGGACGCGGGGCTGGAGGCGCTGCTCGCGGCCCGGGCCGCCGCCTTCGACCCGGCCGTCGCCTCCGCGGAGCGCGGGGCGGCGCTGTATAAAACGCAGTGCGCCGCCTGCCACGCGGTCGGCGGCGTCGGCGGCGCCGTCGCCCCGCAACTGGACGGCGTGGGCGTCCGCGGGGTCGCCCGGCTGTGCGAGGACGTGCTCGCCCCGCACCGCAACGTCGACGCGGCGTTTCGCACCGTGCTGCTCGTGCTGGAGGACGGCCGCGTGGTCACCGGGCTGCCCCGGCGCACGGAGGGCGAAACGTTGATCCTGGCCGACGCGGAGGGCAAGGAGTTCGCCGTGCCCACGACCGCCGTGCTGGACCGGGCCGATTCGCCGCTCTCCCTGATGCCGGGCAACTTCGGCGAAACGCTGACCGAGACGCAGTTCGCCGACCTGCTGGCCTACCTGCTCGCCCAGCGGGAGCCCGCCCAGCAGGAGCCTGCGGAGGGAGCCTCCGCCGCGAAGTGA